A section of the Mesobacillus jeotgali genome encodes:
- the yidD gene encoding membrane protein insertion efficiency factor YidD: MLKKAFIGIIRFYQAVISPLKPPSCRFYPTCSHYGLEAIQRFGPFKGGWLTIVRILKCQPLHPGGIDPVPEEWPSRKKDKAHNH, translated from the coding sequence ATGCTAAAAAAAGCATTCATCGGCATCATCCGATTTTATCAAGCAGTCATATCGCCTTTGAAGCCGCCGTCATGCCGTTTTTATCCGACTTGTTCCCATTATGGGCTTGAAGCGATCCAGAGATTTGGTCCCTTCAAAGGCGGTTGGCTGACCATCGTGCGGATCCTGAAATGCCAGCCACTTCACCCGGGCGGAATCGACCCTGTGCCGGAAGAATGGCCATCAAGGAAAAAAGACAAGGCCCATAATCATTAA
- a CDS encoding beta-class carbonic anhydrase: MRMLEEILHFNEQFVAEKKYEEFTTTKFPNKKMVILTCMDTRLVELLPRALNIRNGDVKIVKNAGALIMHPFGSIMRSLLVAVYQLQAEEVAIIGHYDCGMSGMKPDGMIEEMQRRGVSDDMLNTLNYSGIDVKEWLHGFDNVKDSVGHSVEIVKNHPLMPKDVPVHGLVIDPATGRLDQVINGYEK; encoded by the coding sequence ATGAGAATGCTTGAGGAAATCCTTCATTTTAATGAACAATTTGTTGCTGAAAAGAAGTATGAAGAATTCACGACTACGAAATTTCCAAACAAAAAAATGGTTATCTTAACATGTATGGATACCAGGCTTGTTGAACTTTTGCCAAGAGCGTTGAATATTCGCAATGGTGATGTGAAGATTGTCAAAAATGCCGGTGCACTCATCATGCATCCTTTTGGAAGTATCATGAGAAGTCTTCTGGTCGCTGTTTACCAGCTGCAGGCAGAGGAAGTGGCAATCATTGGGCACTATGACTGTGGCATGAGCGGTATGAAGCCTGATGGCATGATTGAGGAAATGCAACGTCGCGGTGTTAGTGATGATATGCTGAACACTTTGAATTATTCGGGAATCGATGTAAAGGAATGGCTTCACGGCTTTGACAATGTCAAGGACAGTGTTGGCCACAGTGTCGAAATCGTAAAGAACCATCCCTTGATGCCTAAAGATGTTCCTGTACATGGGCTAGTAATTGATCCGGCAACAGGAAGGCTGGATCAGGTTATCAATGGATATGAAAAGTAA